A genome region from Glycine max cultivar Williams 82 chromosome 5, Glycine_max_v4.0, whole genome shotgun sequence includes the following:
- the LOC100801545 gene encoding E3 ubiquitin-protein ligase UPL1 isoform X1 gives MKLKRKRALEVPPKIRCFIDRVTSVPLEKIEEPLKAFVWEFDKGDFHHWVDLFNHFDSFFEKYVKPRKDLQIDDDFLDLDPLFPRESVLQILRVIRIILDNCTNKHFYSSYEQHLSALLASTDPDVVEASLDTLATFLKKTVGKYSIRDASLNSKLYALAQGWGGKEEGLGLIASAVPNGCDPIACELGRTLHFEFYAVNESESDIKVTEPLVQGLQIIHLSDVNKCVETDLELLHKLVTEYKVPSSLRFSLLTRLRFARAFGSLSSRQQYTCIRLYAFIVLIQASADADDLVSFFNVEPGFINELVSLLSYEDAVLEKIRILCLHSLAALCQDRSRQQSVQTAVTSGGHRGILSSLMQKAIDSVTSNTSKWSVHFAEALLSLVTVLVSTSSGCSAMREAGFIPTLLPLLKDTNPQHLHLVEKAVRILEAFMDYSNPAAALFRDLGGLDDTISRLKIEVSNVENSGKQPDDNSESSASSVNMVRSSSTGPDDTQPLYSELLISYHRRLLMKALLRAISLGTYAPGNTARIYGSEENVLPHCLCIIFRRAKDFGGGVFSLAATVMSDLIQKDPTCFPVLDAAGLPSAFLDAIMVDVLNSAEAITCIPQCLDALCLNSNGLQAVKDRNSLRCFVKVFTSRTYLRALAGDTPASLSSGLDELMRHASSLRGPGVEMLVEILEAISKIGSAVDSSSLSPDPCSSTSVPMEMDGEDKNLILPNNKESSNANDTEQITEPSHDVPIVNVESFLPDCVNNIARLLETILQNADTCRIFVEKKGIEAILQLVTLPLMPPSVSVGQSISVAFKNFSPQHYVSLARAVCSFLREHLKSINELLDLVGGTQLALVESAKQTKVLKYLASLEAVLTLSVFLLKGSTTVVSELSTLDADVLKDLGKTYKEVIWQISLCNDSKAEGKKNADQEPEVAQVPPSTAVERESDDDSNIQTVRYTNPVFARNGSHSLWSGEREFLSVVRAGESMHRRSRHGLSRIRGGRTGRHLEALNIDSEASSSALEAPLSQDLKKKSPDVLVLEILNKLASTLRSFFTALVKGFTSPNRRRADSGSLSSASKTLGAVLATNFFEALSFSGHSTYAGLEMSLSVKCRYLGKVVDDMAALTFDSRRRSCYTAMVNNFYVHGTFKELLTTFEATSQLLWTLPCSLPSSDIDVGKKGEGGKLSHNTWLLDTLQSYCRLLEYFVNSSLLLSPTSASQAELLVQPVAVGLSIGLFPVPRDPEVFVCMLQSQVLDVILPVWNHPMFCSCSPGFIASIISLVTHVYSGVGDVKRNRINIVGSTNQRFMPPPPDEATIATIVEMGFSRARAEEALRRVETNSVEMAMEWLFSHADDPVQEDDELARALALSLGSSSESTKAESAEKTIDVLTEEGHVKKPPVDDILAASVKLFQSSDSVPFQLTDLLVTLCSQSKGDDRPKVTSYLLQQLKLCPLDFSQDNCALSVLAHILALLLFEDGSTREIAAQNGIISTIIDILTNFKGRQELGKELPVPKCISALLLILDQMVQSRPKVENMEGTQTGSLPDSSGEQFSDTVLPKEKNSNGIEKEPAMAFENILGKSTGFATIDESHKLLDIACDLIKQHVPAVVMQAVLQLCARLTKTHALALQFLENGGLAALFNLPRTCLFPGYDSVVSAIVRHLLEDPQTLQTAMELEIRQTLSGNRHSGRVSPRSFLTSLAPVISRDPMVFMKAAAAVCQIETSGGRTVVVLSKEKEKEKSKSSSVEVGLSSNECVRIPEIKSHDGLGKFLKSHKKVPVNLTQVIDQLLEIVLKYPLVKGQEDSECDSTFMDIDEPTMKVKGKSKVEEAGILEPESERSTGLVKVTFVLKLLSDILLMYGHAVGVILRRDSEMCQFRGSNQPSGHSGIIHHVLHRLLPLSVDKSAGPDDWRGKLSEKASWFLVVLCGRSGEGRKRVTNELVKELMSFSHLESNSMKSSLLPDKRLFTFVDLVYSILSKNSSSGSLPGSGYSPDIAKSMIDGGIILSLTSILQVVDLDHPDAPKIVNLILKGLEGLTRAANASEQIFKSDGTEKKRSAVLNDRSDDQITAPSAAEAVAHDQNAGSQEASRDAMDNAHNQGTSQGDDRADNPDQSMEHDIRVEEGGTMAQNQTMELGMDFMREEMGEGGVLHNPDQIEMTFHVENRADDDMGDEDDDMGGDEDEDEDDDEGEDEDEDIAEDGGGMMSLADTDVEDHDDVGFGDEYNDEMIDEDDDDFHENRVIEVRWREALDGLDHLQILGQPGFIDVAAEPFEGVNVDDLFRLQSFERRRQTGRSSFERSATEVNGFQHPLLVRPPPSGDFVSMWSSSGNSASRDSETLSSGNLDVAHFYMFDAPILPYDHVPSSLFGDRLGGAAPPPLTDYSVGMGSLHLPGRRVLGNGRWTDDGQPQGSAQAAAIAQAVEEQFLAQLCSVAPASSPVERQLQNSGEQENKSDALASHDGPILTAGIDSTSQQIDSQEQENGNGTRAQQINDGGLCEEEINVDSGGRDTAEELQANEPMSVQPVSLNIMPNGFDCTVIEGNVTHDENVAQAFVNSSINSDAAIQCESGADVPTSIHNVPIESMEFNGSSNADGQPPNIELGGSGFETPNPGDSHASSIYASADVDMGGTDAEGNQSEQPTVFEDGRGEMLSTQNTEVAPDATQADQVSANNEASGANTIDPTFLEALPEDLRAEVLASQQAQSVQPPAYAPPSAEDIDPEFLAALPPDIQAEVLAQQRAQMVAQQAEGQPVDMDNASIIATFPAELREEVLLTSSEAVLSALPSPLLAEAQILRDRAMSHYQARSLFGSSHRLNNRRNGLGFDRRPVMDRGVGVTIGRRSALTDSLKVKEIEGEPLLDGNALKALIRLLRLSQPLGKGLLQRLLLNLCAHSVTRATLIYLLLDMIKPEAEGSVSRPATLNSQRLFGCHSNTVYGRSQLLDGLPPLVFRRILEILTYLATNHSAVAKLLFHFDQSIIPDSSCPVKVHMNEKGKEKVIEGRPSPNSSGAQTGDVPLVLFLKLLNRPLFLRSNAHLEQVMGLIQVVVDTAASKLESQSQSEKGMADTQNLSASEAPSNTEKDAPSVESDSNQQDKHADTNPCHSEGKKNVDMYNIFLQLPQSDLRNLCSLLGREGLSDKMYMLAGEVLKKLAFIVSSHRKFFTLELSESAHALTGSAISELVTLQKTNMLGLSAGSMAGAAILRVLQALSSLTSLNTLGDLDMENDADQHDDQATIWNLNTALEPLWQELSNCISAAEMQLGQSSFSPNMSNINVAENLQGSSTSPPLPPGTQRLLPFIEAFFVLCEKLQANESFMQQDHCNATAREVKESAGCSASTSVKIGGDSLRKFDGAITFTRFAEKHRRLSNAFIRQNPGLLEKSLSMMLKAPRLIDFDNKRAYFRSRIRQQHDQHLSGPLRISVRRAYILEDSYNQLRMRPTQDLKGRLNVQFQGEEGIDAGGLTREWYQLLSRVIFDKGALLFTTVGNNATFQPNPNSVYQTEHLSYFKFVGRVVGKALFDGQLLDVYFTRSFYKHILGVKVTYHDIEAVDPDYYKNLKWMLENDVSDIPDLTFSMDADEEKHILYEKNEVTDYELKPGGRNIRVTEETKHEYVDLVAEHLLTNAIRPQINSFLEGFNELVPRELISIFNDKELELLISGLPEIDLDDLKANTEYTGYTVASNVVQWFWEVVKTFNKEDMARLLQFVTGTSKVPLEGFKALQGISGPQRFQIHKAYGAPDRLPSAHTCFNQLDLPEYTSKEQLQERLLLAIHEASEGFGFG, from the exons ATGAAGTTGAAGAGGAAGAGGGCACTTGAAGtg CCTCCAAAAATTAGATGTTTCATCGATCGTGTTACTTCAGTTCCACTTGAGAAGATAGAAGAACCTTTAAAGGCTTTTGTTTGGGAGTTTGATAAG GGAGATTTTCATCACTGGGTTGATCTTTTTAaccattttgattcattctttGAGAAGTATGTAAAACCAAGGAAGGATCTGCAGATTGATGATGATTTTCTGGACTTGGATCCTTTATTCCCTAGAGAATCTGTTCTTCAAATTCTTCGTGTTATCAGAATAATTTTGGATAATTGCACAAATAAGCATTTCTATAGTTCATATGAG CAGCATCTTTCAGCATTGCTTGCTTCTACTGATCCTGATGTGGTTGAGGCTAGCCTGGACACTTTGGCTACCTTTTTGAAGAAAACAGTTGGAAAGTACTCCATAAGAGATGCttctttgaattcaaaattgtaTGCTCTTGCCCAAGGATGGGGTGGAAAGGAAGAGGGTCTTGGACTGATTGCTTCAGCTGTGCCTAATGGTTGTGACCCTATTGCTTGTGAATTGGGCCGTAcccttcattttgaattttatgcAGTAAATGAGTCAGAAAGTGACATCAAAGTTACTGAACCCTTGGTCCAAGGCTTGCAAATTATTCACTTATCTGATGTCAACAAATGTGTGGAAACTGATCTTGAGCTTTTGCATAAGTTAGTTACAGAATATAAGGTACCTTCCAGTTTAAGATTTTCTTTATTGACAAGACTGCGGTTTGCTAGGGCTTTTGGTTCTTTGTCTTCTagacaacaatatacatgcattCGCTTGTATGCCTTCATAGTTCTAATTCAAGCAAGTGCTGATGCTGATGACCTGGTTTCGTTCTTCAATGTGGAGCCTGGATTCATCAATGAATTAGTATCATTGCTGAGCTATGAAGATGCAGTTTTGGAAAAAATTCGGATTTTATGTTTGCATTCGTTAGCTGCTCTTTGCCAAGATCGTTCCCGTCAACAGTCAGTACAGACTGCAGTTACATCTGGTGGGCACCGTGGCATTTTATCTAGCCTGATGCAAAAAGCCATTGACTCCGTTACTAGTAATACCTCAAAATGGTCAGTTCATTTTGCAGAAGCACTATTGTCTCTTGTCACTGTGTTGGTTTCGACATCGTCAGGGTGCTCTGCCATGCGGGAAGCAGGATTTATTCCTACTCTGCTACCTCTCCTTAAAGATACAAATCCACAGCACTTGCATTTGGTTGAAAAGGCTGTGCGCATTTTAGAAGCTTTTATGGATTACAGTAATCCGGCTGCTGCTCTGTTCAGAGATTTGGGAGGCTTGGATGATACCATCTCTCGCCTAAAGATTGAAGTCTCCAATGTAGAAAATAGTGGAAAGCAGCCAGATGATAATTCTGAGTCTAGTGCAAGTAGTGTAAATATGGTTAGAAGTTCTTCAACTGGGCCAGATGACACACAACCTTTGTATTCTGAACTGTTAATTTCTTATCACCGTCGGTTGCTGATGAAAGCTTTGTTGCGTGCTATATCCCTGGGAACTTATGCCCCTGGAAATACTGCTCGCATCTATGGATCTGAAGAGAATGTGCTGCCTCATTGCTTATGCATAATTTTTAGGAGAGCAAAAGATTTTGGTGGTGGAGTTTTTTCTCTTGCAGCTACTGTCATGAGTGACTTAATACAAAAGGATCCTACTTGTTTTCCTGTTTTAGATGCAGCTGGTCTTCCGTCTGCCTTCTTGGATGCTATAATGGTTGATGTTCTCAACTCTGCAGAAGCCATTACCTGCATCCCCCAGTGTTTGGATGCCTTATGCTTAAATAGTAATGGCCTGCAAGCTGTGAAAGATAGGAACTCTCTGAGGTGTTTTGTGAAAGTGTTTACTTCTAGAACATATTTGCGTGCTCTTGCAGGAGACACACCTGCATCTTTGTCTAGTGGACTGGATGAATTAATGCGCCATGCTTCCTCATTGCGTGGGCCTGGAGTGGAAATGTTAGTTGAAATTCTGGAAGCTATTTCAAAAATTGGTTCTGCAGTGGATTCCTCATCCTTGAGTCCTGATCCATGCTCTTCAACCTCTGTTCCTATGGAAATGGATGGTGAAGACAAGAATTTGATCTTGCCTAATAACAAGGAGTCATCCAATGCTAATGACACAGAGCAGATTACTGAGCCATCTCATGATGTGCCAATAGTAAATGTAGAGTCATTTCTTCCAGATTGTGTAAACAATATTGCTCGTCTACTTGAGACAATTCTTCAGAATGCCGATACATGTCGAATATTTGTCGAGAAAAAAGGAATTGAAGCTATTCTCCAGTTAGTTACCTTACCTTTAATGCCGCCTTCTGTTTCTGTTGGGCAGAGTATATCTGTTGCCTTCAAGAATTTCTCCCCACAGCATTATGTTTCTCTTGCCCGGGCTGTATGCTCCTTCTTGAGGGAACATCTGAAATCTATCAATGAGCTTTTAGATTTGGTGGGAGGAACTCAACTTGCTCTAGTGGAATCTGCAAAGCAAACAAAGGTGTTGAAATATCTTGCCAGCCTTGAAGCTGTCTTAACTCTTTCTGTGTTTTTGTTGAAGGGTTCAACTACTGTTGTCTCTGAACTAAGTACTTTAGATGCTGATGTGTTGAAAGATCTTGGAAAAACATACAAGGAAGTAATTTGGCAAATATCATTGTGTAATGATTCTAAGGCCGAGGGAAAAAAGAATGCTGATCAAGAACCTGAGGTTGCACAGGTACCCCCATCTACTGCTGTTGAAAGAGAGAGTGATGATGATTCAAATATTCAGACAGTAAGATACACAAACCCAGTTTTTGCTAGGAATGGTTCACATTCCCTGTGGAGTGGGGAACGAGAATTCCTTTCTGTTGTTCGTGCTGGAGAAAGTATGCACCGTCGAAGTCGGCATGGGTTATCCCGCATACGAGGTGGAAGGACTGGTCGTCACTTGGAAGCTTTAAACATTGATTCAGAGGCATCTTCTAGTGCACTCGAAGCACCTTTATCCCAAGATCTGAAAAAGAAAAGCCCTGATGTTCTTGTTCTAGAGATTCTTAACAAACTGGCATCAACTTTGCGCTCTTTCTTCACTGCCCTTGTGAAGGGATTCACTTCACCAAATCGTCGCAGAGCTGACTCGGGGTCACTTAGTTCAGCTTCAAAGACTCTTGGAGCTGTTTTAGCTACAAATTTTTTTGAGGCTCTTAGTTTTTCTGGGCATTCTACTTATGCTGGACTTGAAATGTCACTTTCTGTTAAATGTAGATATCTTGGGAAGGTTGTGGATGATATGGCTGCTCTCACATTTGACAGCAGGCGCCGGAGTTGTTATACTGCCAtggttaataatttttatgtccATGGAACATTTAAAGAGCTACTCACAACATTTGAAGCTACTAGTCAGTTGCTATGGACACTTCCGTGCTCTCTTCCATCATCAGATATTGATGTTGGAAAAAAAGGGGAAGGAGGTAAACTGTCCCATAACACATGGCTACTTGATACACTACAAAGCTACTGTCGTTTGCTTGAGTATTTTGTAAACTCGTCTCTTCTTTTGTCCCCAACCTCAGCATCTCAGGCAGAGCTTCTTGTTCAGCCAGTTGCAGTTGGTCTCTCAATTGGACTCTTTCCAGTTCCTAGAGACCCAGAAGTTTTTGTCTGTATGCTACAATCTCAGGTTCTGGATGTAATCCTACCAGTCTGGAATCATCCCATGTTTTGTAGTTGTAGTCCTGGTTTCATTGCATCTATTATTTCCCTTGTTACACACGTATATTCTGGTGTTGGAGATGTCAAGCGTAATCGTATTAACATTGTGGGAAGCACAAACCAACGTTTCATGCCCCCTCCACCTGATGAGGCAACCATTGCCACTATTGTTGAGATGGGCTTCTCAAGGGCAAGGGCTGAGGAAGCATTGAGAAGAGTTGAAACAAATAGTGTTGAAATGGCCATGGAGTGGCTGTTTAGTCATGCTGATGATCCTGTCCAGGAGGATGATGAACTTGCACGGGCACTTGCTCTGTCCCTAGGAAGTAGTTCTGAATCTACTAAAGCTGAGAGTGCTGAGAAGACTATAGATGTTCTAACTGAAGAGGGACATGTGAAGAAAcctccagttgatgatatacttGCTGCATCTGTAAAGTTGTTTCAGAGTAGTGATTCAGTGCCATTTCAGTTGACAGATTTGCTTGTAACACTTTGCAGTCAGAGCAAGGGTGATGATCGTCCAAAGGTAACATCTTATCTTCTGCAGCAGCTAAAACTTTGTCCGTTGGACTTTTCCCAGGATAACTGTGCATTGAGTGTGTTAGCACATATCTTGGCACTGCTTCTTTTTGAGGATGGAAGTACACGGGAAATTGCTGCTCAGAATGGCATTATATCTACCATTATAGATATCTTGACAAACTTCAAAGGTAGGCAGGAGTTGGGGAAAGAACTACCAGTCCCTAAATGCATTAGTGCTTTACTACTTATATTGGATCAAATGGTGCAGTCAAGACCCAAAGTTGAAAATATGGAAGGAACCCAGACTGGTTCCCTGCCTGATTCTTCTGGGGAGCAATTTTCTGATACAGTTTtaccaaaggaaaaaaattcaaacggGATTGAGAAAGAACCTGCAATGGCTTTTGAGAATATACTGGGAAAATCTACTGGTTTTGCAACTATTGATGAGAGTCATAAATTGCTGGATATTGCATGTGATTTGATAAAACAGCATGTTCCTGCTGTTGTCATGCAGGCTGTTCTGCAATTATGTGCTCGGTTAACAAAAACACATGCTTTAGCTTTGCAGTTCCTTGAAAATGGAGGTCTGGCTGCTCTTTTTAATCTTCCAAGGACTTGCCTTTTCCCTGGCTATGACTCAGTTGTGTCAGCTATAGTCCGGCATCTCCTTGAAGATCCTCAAACACTACAAACAGCCATGGAGTTGGAGATACGACAAACTTTAAGTGGAAATCGCCATTCAGGGCGTGTCTCTCCTCGATCATTTTTGACATCATTGGCACCTGTTATCTCTAGGGATCCTATGGTTTTCATGAAAGCTGCAGCAGCAGTTTGTCAGATAGAAACATCAGGGGGAAGGACTGTTGTTGTGTtgtcaaaggagaaagaaaaagaaaaatcaaaatcatcaaGTGTTGAGGTTGGGTTATCTTCAAATGAATGTGTCCGGATACCTGAAATCAAGTCACATGATGGACTGGGGAAATTTTTGAAAAGCCACAAAAAGGTTCCCGTTAATCTCACTCAAGTAATTGATCAGCTTCTTGAGATTGTGCTTAAGTATCCACTTGTGAAAGGTCAGGAAGATTCTGAGTGTGACTCAACTTTCATGGACATAGATGAACCTACCATGAAGGTGAAGGGTAAATCTAAGGTTGAAGAGGCTGGGATATTAGAGCCTGAATCTGAAAGGTCTACTGGACTGGTGAAGGTGACTTTTGTCCTCAAGTTATTGAGTGACATTCTTCTAATGTATGGGCATGCAGTAGGTGTCATACTCAGACGTGACTCTGAAATGTGTCAATTCCGTGGATCTAATCAGCCATCTGGACATAGTGGTATTATTCATCATGTATTACATCGGTTGTTACCTCTCTCCGTTGATAAATCTGCAGGACCTGATGATTGGAGAGGTAAGTTGTCTGAAAAGGCTTCATGGTTTTTGGTAGTTTTGTGTGGTCGATCTGGTGAAGGGCGCAAACGAGTGACAAATGAACTTGTTAAAGAATTGATGTCTTTTTCACATCTGGAGAGCAATTCAATGAAAAGCAGCTTACTGCCAGATAAAAGGCTATTCACTTTTGTTGATCTAGTGTATTctattttgtcaaaaaattcGTCATCTGGTAGCCTACCTGGTTCTGGATATTCACCTGATATTGCAAAAAGCATGATAGATGGTGGAATCATTCTGTCTCTAACTAGTATTCTGCAAGTGGTTGATTTGGATCATCCTGATGCACCCAAAATTGTGAATCTTATACTCAAAGGGTTAGAAGGTCTTACAAGAGCTGCTAATGCAAGTGAGCAAATCTTTAAATCTGATGGAACTGAAAAGAAAAGATCCGCTGTTTTAAATGATAGATCTGATGATCAAATAACAGCACCATCTGCAGCTGAAGCAGTGGCACATGATCAGAATGCGGGCAGTCAAGAAGCAAGCAGAGATGCAATGGATAATGCACACAATCAAGGAACTTCTCAAGGTGATGATCGTGCGGATAATCCAGATCAATCAATGGAACATGATATTAGAGTAGAAGAAGGGGGGACAATGGCTCAAAACCAAACAATGGAACTTGGAATGGACTTCATGCGAGAAGAGATGGGAGAGGGTGGTGTCTTGCACAACCCAGATCAAATTGAGATGACTTTTCATGTTGAGAATAGGGCTGATGATGACATgggtgatgaagatgatgatatgGGTGGCGATGAGGATGAGGATGAGGATGATGATGAGGGAGAGGATGAGGATGAGGATATAGCAGAAGATGGTGGGGGCATGATGTCCTTGGCAGATACTGATGTGGAGGATCATGATGATGTTGGCTTTGGAGATGAATACAATGATGAGATGATTGACGAAGACGATGATGATTTTCATGAGAATCGGGTCATAGAGGTGAGGTGGAGGGAAGCTCTTGATGGCTTGGATCACTTGCAGATACTTGGCCAACCTGGATTTATAGATGTGGCTGCTGAGCCTTTTGAAGGTGTTAATGTGGATGACCTTTTTCGTCTTCAGAGTTTTGAACGCCGCCGTCAGACTGGTAGGTCTTCCTTTGAGAGATCTGCCACAGAAGTAAATGGTTTTCAACATCCTCTCCTTGTTAGACCACCACCATCTGGTGATTTTGTCTCAATGTGGTCATCGAGTGGTAATTCTGCATCCCGAGATTCAGAAACCCTGTCATCTGGGAATCTTGATGTGGCCCATTTCTACATGTTTGATGCACCTATTCTTCCATATGATCATGTGCCAAGTAGTCTGTTTGGAGACCGTTTGGGTGGTGCTGCACCTCCACCTCTGACAGATTATTCTGTGGGTATGGGCTCATTGCATCTACCTGGAAGAAGAGTGTTAGGTAATGGTAGGTGGACTGATGATGGTCAGCCACAAGGAAGTGCTCAAGCAGCTGCCATTGCACAAGCAGTAGAGGAACAATTCCTAGCTCAATTGTGCAGTGTAGCTCCTGCTAGCAGTCCTGTTGAACGACAGTTACAGAATTCTGGAGAACAAGAGAACAAGTCTGATGCTCTTGCATCACATGATGGTCCAATATTGACTGCAGGAATTGACTCTACTTCTCAGCAGATTGATAGTCAGGAGCAAGAAAATGGTAACGGAACCAGAGCTCAGCAAATCAACGATGGTGGTCTTTGTGAGGAAGAGATAAATGTAGACTCTGGTGGTCGAGATACAGCTGAAGAACTGCAAGCTAATGAGCCTATGTCAGTTCAACCAGTTTCACTGAATATCATGCCAAATGGTTTTGATTGCACAGTGATTGAAGGAAATGTCACTCATGATGAGAATGTAGCTCAGGCATTTGTCAATTCATCTATTAATTCTGATGCTGCTATACAATGTGAAAGCGGTGCTGATGTACCTACTAGCATCCACAATGTGCCAATTGAGTCCATGGAATTCAATGGATCATCAAATGCTGATGGGCAGCCTCCTAATATTGAGTTAGGGGGCTCTGGTTTTGAAACTCCCAATCCAGGTGATTCCCATGCATCGTCAATTTATGCTAGTGCTGATGTTGATATGGGTGGTACTGATGCCGAAGGAAATCAATCAGAGCAACCAACTGTTTTTGAAGACGGGAGGGGTGAGATGTTATCAACTCAGAACACTGAGGTTGCTCCAGATGCTACTCAGGCTGACCAAGTTAGTGCAAATAATGAAGCTTCTGGTGCTAATACCATTGACCCTACCTTTTTGGAGGCTCTGCCTGAAGATCTACGGGCAGAAGTTCTGGCATCCCAACAAGCTCAGTCTGTTCAACCTCCAGCTTATGCACCACCTTCTGCAGAAGATATTGATCCCGAGTTTTTAGCTGCTCTTCCTCCAGATATTCAAGCAGAAGTTTTGGCCCAACAAAGAGCTCAAATGGTTGCCCAGCAGGCTGAAGGACAGCCAGTTGACATGGATAATGCCTCTATAATTGCTACTTTTCCTGCTGAATTGCGTGAAGAG GTTCTTTTGACTTCTTCTGAAGCTGTTCTGTCAGCACTACCATCCCCATTGCTTGCAGAAGCTCAAATATTGAGGGATCGAGCAATGAGTCATTATCAAGCTCGGAGCCTTTTCGGGAGCAGCCACAGGCTTAACAATCGAAGAAATGGTCTTGGATTTGACCGGCGACCTGTGATGGATCGGGGTGTTGGAGTTACAATTGGGAGGAGATCTGCTCTTACAGATAGCTTGAAGGTGAAGGAGATTGAAGGTGAGCCACTACTTGATGGAAATGCATTAAAAGCTTTGATCCGGCTTCTACGACTGTCACAG CCCCTTGGAAAAGGCCTTCTGCAGAGGCTCTTGTTAAACTTATGTGCACATAGTGTTACAAGGGCCActcttatttatcttttgcttgaCATGATTAAACCTGAAGCTGAAGGCTCTGTAAGCAGACCAGCGACATTAAATTCCCAGAGGCTTTTTGGTTGTCACTCAAACACAGTTTATGGTCGATCTCAATTGTTGGATG GTCTTCCTCCTCTTGTGTTCCGCCGAATTCTGGAGATTCTAACTTATTTGGCCACAAATCATTCTGCTGTTGCAAAATTGTTGTTTCACTTTGATCAATCAATTATTCCAGATTCTTCATGTCCAGTTAAGGTGCATATGAATGAGAAAGGGAAAGAGAAGGTTATTGAAGGGAGACCATCACCAAATTCCTCTGGAGCTCAGACAGGGGATGTTCCCCTAGTGCTCTTTTTGAAGCTCTTGAACCGACCCCTGTTTCTACGCAGCAATGCTCATCTTGAGCAGGTCATGGGTCTGATTCAAGTTGTAGTTGATACTGCAGCTTCAAAATTAGAAAGTCAATCACAGTCTGAAAAAGGAATGGCAGATACCCAAAATTTGTCAGCCAGTGAAGCCCCAAGTAATACTGAGAAGGATGCTCCTTCGGTGGAGTCGGACTCTAATCAACAAGATAAGCATGCAGATACAAATCCATGCCATTCTGAAGGGAAGAAGAATGTAGATATGTACAATATCTTCTTGCAGTTGCCACAATCTGATTTGCGAAATTTGTGCAGTCTTCTTGGTCGTGAAGG GCTTTCGGATAAAATGTATATGCTTGCTGGTGAGGTGCTGAAGAAGTTGGCTTTCATTGTTTCCTCCCATAGGAAGTTCTTTACTTTAGAGCTTTCAGAATCAGCTCATGCGTTGACAGGTTCAGCCATCAGTGAGCTTGTCACACTccagaaaacaaatatgcttggTTTGAGTGCTGGTTCTATGGCTGGTGCAGCCATTCTACGTGTGCTGCAAGCTCTTAGTTCACTCACTTCACTTAATACTTTGGGTGATTTGGATATGGAAAATGATGCGGATCAGCATGATGATCAAGCAACTATTTGGAATTTGAATACTGCACTCGAGCCATTGTGGCAAGAACTGAGTAATTGTATAAGTGCAGCTGAGATGCAGCTTGGACAGAGCTCTTTCTCTCCTAACATGTCAAACATAAATGTTGCCGAGAATCTGCAAGGTTCCTCTACTTCACCACCTCTTCCTCCTGGGACACAAAGACTCTTGCCTTTCATTGAggctttctttgttttgtgtGAAAAGCTACAAGCAAATGAATCCTTCATGCAGCAAGACCATTGCAATGCAACTGCCAGAGAAGTTAAGGAGTCTGCTGGTTGTTCAGCTTCAACAAGTGTTAAAATTGGTGGAGATTCACTGCGGAAATTCGATGGTGCTATCACTTTCACAAGGTTTGCTGAGAAGCATCGCCGACTGTCAAATGCTTTCATTAGGCAGAATCCAGGTTTGTTGGAGAAATCACTTTCCATGATGCTCAAGGCACCAAGGCTGATAGACTTCGATAACAAGAGAGCCTATTTCCGCTCAAGAATAAGGCAACAACATGACCAACACTTGTCTGGGCCATTGCGTATAAGTGTAAGGCGGGCTTACATTTTGGAGGACTCTTATAATCAGCTAAGGATGCGTCCTACTCAGGATCTGAAGGGGCGATTAAATGTGCAATTTCAAGGTGAAGAGGGTATTGATGCTGGTGGTCTCACCAGAGAATGGTATCAGCTGTTGTCGAGGGTCATATTTGATAAAGGTGCTTTACTTTTCACAACAGTGGGCAACAATGCAACTTTCCAACCAAACCCTAATTCAGTATACCAGACTGAACATCTCTCATACTTCAAGTTTGTTGGCCGAGTG GTGGGGAAGGCTTTGTTTGATGGGCAACTGCTGGATGTTTACTTTACTCGATCTTTCTATAAGCATATACTTGGTGTTAAGGTTACATACCATGATATTGAAGCGGTTGATCCTGATTACTATAAGAATTTGAAATGGATGCTTGAG AATGATGTGAGTGATATTCCTGACCTGACATTTAGCATGGATGCTGATGAGGAAAAGCACATACTTTACGAGAAGAATGAG GTCACTGATTATGAGCTTAAACCTGGAGGAAGGAACATAAGGGTCACAGAAGAAACAAAGCATGAGTATGTTGATCTTGTTGCTGAACATCTTTTGACAAACGCCATCCGTCCTCAAATTAATTCCTTTCTAGAAGGTTTTAATGAATTGGTACCACGAGAACTTATATCCATATTTAATGACAAAGAGCTTGAGCTTCTCATAAGTGGTCTTCCAGAAATTGATT TGGATGACTTGAAGGCCAACACCGAGTATACCGGCTATACAGTGGCATCAAATGTTGTTCAATGGTTCTGGGAGGTGGTCAAAACTTTCAACAAAGAAGACATGGCAAGATTACTGCAATTTGTGACTGGAACGTCAAAG GTTCCTTTGGAGGGTTTTAAGGCCTTGCAAGGCATCTCTGGTCCACAAAGGTTTCAGATTCACAAGGCATATGGAGCTCCTGATCGACTTCCATCAGCTCATACTTG CTTCAATCAACTTGACCTTCCTGAGTATACCTCTAAGGAACAGCTTCAAGAACGTTTGTTACTTGCCATCCATGAGGCTAGTGAAGGGTTTGGTTTTGGTTGA